The following are encoded together in the Gammaproteobacteria bacterium genome:
- a CDS encoding ABC transporter substrate-binding protein: MKFRKLMTALTAVTLMLGMGSVQAADLRVGVEGAYPPFSWKESDGTLKGFDIEIAEAICAEMQRKCVLIEQDWDGMIPALLAKKFDTIIASMSITEERKKRVDFSDKYYNTPAKFVAKKGAGLKITKEGLKGKRIGLQRGTTHQCFMEKMFPDVELVLYGTQDEVFQDLAIGRIDAQFSDSIAADDGFLKTDAGKDFEFTGGDQHDEACHGPGAGMTVRKQDKELRMELNAAIKALREKGIYQKINAKYFDFDIFGG; the protein is encoded by the coding sequence ATGAAGTTCAGAAAATTAATGACAGCATTGACTGCTGTTACACTGATGCTAGGAATGGGAAGCGTACAGGCCGCGGATCTTCGTGTCGGCGTTGAAGGCGCTTATCCCCCGTTCTCATGGAAAGAATCCGACGGCACCCTGAAAGGTTTCGATATCGAAATTGCCGAAGCCATCTGTGCCGAAATGCAGCGCAAATGCGTGCTGATAGAGCAGGACTGGGACGGCATGATTCCGGCGTTGCTGGCAAAGAAATTCGATACCATTATCGCCTCGATGTCGATTACCGAGGAGCGCAAGAAGCGCGTCGATTTTAGCGACAAGTATTACAACACGCCCGCTAAATTCGTCGCCAAAAAAGGCGCCGGTTTGAAAATTACCAAGGAAGGATTGAAAGGTAAAAGAATCGGCCTGCAGCGCGGCACCACGCACCAGTGTTTCATGGAAAAGATGTTTCCCGATGTCGAGCTGGTGCTCTACGGAACCCAGGACGAGGTATTTCAGGATCTCGCGATAGGTCGTATCGATGCCCAGTTTTCAGACTCGATCGCAGCTGATGATGGCTTCCTTAAAACCGATGCCGGAAAAGATTTCGAGTTTACCGGTGGCGACCAGCATGACGAGGCATGTCACGGTCCGGGTGCCGGCATGACCGTGCGCAAGCAGGACAAGGAGCTGCGCATGGAGCTCAACGCGGCGATCAAGGCGCTTCGTGAGAAAGGCATTTATCAGAAAATAAACGCCAAGTATTTCGATTTCGATATCTTCGGCGGTTAA
- a CDS encoding L,D-transpeptidase family protein: MKLFFTLLLLLGLHCNLMAGDPPGNNYEQSLLETIKEIQSLNHDQALNSTRDLIKRYPHSRLGHMLYADLLLAKAEPLTGIGSGIDTDRAIQDFRDEIRKRWQHDASPAHQGLYPDNILLLADDQPYVILVDQQRSRVYIYRNEGGDLRLETDYFITIGLNGYGKQKRGDQKTPIGIYHVTRYIDGMELPDLYGEGAFPINYPNAWDQRQQRTGGGIWIHGTPSYTYNRSPRASNGCIVVSNPDFLHIDKYIQPSLHTPVVVAEQVNWIKREQWLAKRQQVMQLLSSWLIDWESLDHEKYRQHYSKSELDAYGRDFKSWDDHKRWVNGNKTWIEVEYSKLNIFNYPGEDNLMLMQFEQNYRSNNLNVESPKELFWRKTGTNWQIVYEGNRRFPSIENTIVKN, encoded by the coding sequence ATGAAACTTTTTTTTACATTACTGTTATTGCTTGGTTTGCACTGCAACCTGATGGCGGGTGACCCGCCCGGGAATAATTACGAGCAAAGTCTCCTTGAAACAATCAAGGAAATTCAAAGCCTCAATCACGATCAAGCCCTGAACAGTACGCGCGACCTGATCAAGCGATATCCGCATAGCCGGCTCGGACACATGCTCTATGCCGACCTGCTGCTGGCCAAGGCCGAGCCACTGACCGGGATTGGCTCCGGCATAGATACCGATCGTGCAATCCAGGACTTCCGCGACGAAATCCGAAAACGCTGGCAACATGATGCCAGCCCGGCTCATCAGGGCCTGTACCCGGACAACATTTTATTGCTGGCCGACGATCAACCCTATGTCATCCTGGTCGATCAACAGCGCTCTCGCGTCTATATCTACCGCAACGAGGGCGGCGATCTGCGTCTCGAAACCGATTATTTCATCACCATCGGTTTGAACGGTTACGGCAAGCAAAAACGCGGCGACCAAAAGACACCCATCGGTATCTATCATGTGACCCGATACATCGATGGCATGGAGCTTCCGGATTTATACGGCGAGGGCGCGTTTCCAATCAACTACCCTAATGCCTGGGACCAGCGCCAGCAGCGCACCGGTGGCGGGATCTGGATCCATGGCACTCCCTCTTACACCTATAACCGTTCGCCTCGGGCCAGCAACGGCTGTATCGTCGTCAGCAACCCCGATTTCCTGCATATCGATAAATATATCCAGCCTTCGCTGCACACGCCTGTCGTCGTCGCGGAACAAGTTAACTGGATCAAACGCGAGCAATGGTTGGCGAAACGCCAGCAAGTCATGCAGCTGTTATCGAGCTGGCTAATCGACTGGGAAAGCCTTGATCATGAAAAGTACCGTCAACACTACTCGAAATCCGAACTGGATGCCTATGGACGCGACTTTAAAAGCTGGGATGATCATAAACGCTGGGTAAACGGCAACAAGACCTGGATCGAGGTCGAATACAGCAAGCTTAATATCTTTAACTATCCCGGTGAAGACAACCTGATGTTGATGCAGTTTGAACAGAACTATCGCAGCAACAATTTGAATGTCGAATCGCCCAAGGAACTTTTCTGGCGCAAGACGGGCACCAACTGGCAAATTGTCTACGAGGGCAATCGTAGATTTCCGTCAATCGAAAATACGATCGTCAAAAACTAG
- a CDS encoding tetratricopeptide repeat protein gives MLRFLLIFLCLLATAAASAATSIQQLQQLLEQQQYTDAADTGEQLLAQNPQHARARFLTAYAYQMSAQPEKAEMLYQDLIKDNPNLPEPRNNLAMIYLAKGDYDRASQLLVEALNTSPSYATAYDNLSQIYKGIASEAYRRAVSESSEPAKYTHNIQLTALTNLDSVDEEPVTDKIPDDQTLINLANQETRLIERVKNWAKAWSGKDFATYTDFYSADYHADFKSHDQWIEQRRKRISRPGKIKVEIENIQVKWRSENKAIIDFKQAYDSVRYSDRVVKRLAFSRIGSQWKITEERVLSVL, from the coding sequence ATGCTGCGCTTTCTCCTCATTTTCCTATGCTTGCTTGCCACTGCCGCAGCCTCGGCCGCAACCTCGATACAGCAATTACAACAGTTGCTCGAACAACAACAGTATACCGACGCGGCTGATACGGGCGAGCAGTTGCTTGCGCAAAACCCGCAGCACGCGCGCGCGCGGTTCCTCACTGCCTATGCCTACCAGATGAGCGCGCAACCAGAAAAGGCAGAGATGCTCTACCAGGACTTGATCAAGGATAACCCCAACTTACCCGAGCCGCGCAATAACCTGGCCATGATCTATCTGGCAAAGGGCGACTATGATCGCGCCAGCCAACTACTGGTCGAGGCGCTCAACACCAGTCCCAGTTATGCAACCGCTTACGATAATCTAAGCCAGATTTACAAGGGCATCGCGAGTGAAGCCTATCGGCGTGCCGTCAGCGAATCGAGTGAACCAGCCAAATACACACATAATATACAGCTTACTGCACTCACCAATCTGGATTCGGTGGACGAGGAACCGGTGACAGATAAGATCCCGGATGACCAGACCCTGATCAACTTAGCCAACCAGGAAACCCGGTTGATCGAGCGGGTCAAGAATTGGGCAAAAGCCTGGAGTGGTAAAGACTTTGCTACCTATACCGATTTTTATAGTGCTGATTACCACGCAGATTTCAAGTCCCACGACCAATGGATTGAACAACGACGCAAACGTATTTCACGCCCCGGCAAAATAAAAGTCGAGATCGAAAACATACAAGTCAAGTGGCGCAGCGAAAATAAAGCTATTATTGATTTCAAACAGGCCTATGATTCAGTACGCTACAGCGACCGGGTGGTGAAACGACTTGCCTTTAGCCGTATTGGCTCTCAATGGAAAATTACCGAAGAGCGGGTATTATCTGTTTTATGA
- a CDS encoding TfoX/Sxy family protein: MSEAQEFATHIVDLLDSFGPCEARRMFGGYGIFHQGLMFGLIADGSLYLKADDETRELFSAEGCEAFSYYKKEKEYRLSYYLAPEEFFEDPDACLRWARLAFDTALRNPSKKSKRQKA, encoded by the coding sequence ATGTCCGAAGCGCAGGAATTTGCGACCCACATCGTCGACCTGCTGGATTCGTTCGGACCCTGCGAAGCCAGACGCATGTTCGGCGGTTACGGCATTTTTCACCAGGGATTGATGTTTGGTCTGATTGCCGACGGCAGCCTCTATCTCAAGGCTGACGATGAAACCCGCGAGTTGTTTAGCGCCGAAGGTTGCGAAGCTTTCAGCTATTACAAAAAGGAAAAGGAGTATCGGCTTTCCTACTATCTTGCGCCCGAGGAGTTTTTCGAGGACCCGGACGCCTGCCTGCGCTGGGCGAGGCTGGCCTTCGACACCGCCCTGCGTAATCCGAGTAAAAAAAGTAAGCGGCAGAAAGCATGA
- a CDS encoding pseudouridine synthase, which produces MTRTLLFNKPFQVLSQFSPSGDKRTLADYIDVPGVYAAGRLDFDSEGLMVLTDDGVLQAQISNPRYRRVKTYLAQVEGIPEPEALQVLASGMKLKDGPTRRANVIQVDEPSWLWPRDPPIRVRKNIPTQWLRIKIQEGRNRQVRRMTAAVGHPTLRLVRTEIGDWSLDGLQPGEHRLL; this is translated from the coding sequence ATGACGCGGACATTGCTCTTCAATAAACCCTTCCAGGTGCTGAGCCAGTTTTCGCCATCAGGAGATAAACGGACGCTGGCTGACTATATCGATGTGCCCGGCGTCTACGCGGCGGGGCGGTTAGATTTCGATAGCGAGGGTTTGATGGTACTGACAGATGACGGCGTTCTGCAAGCGCAAATCTCAAATCCGCGTTACCGTCGAGTGAAAACTTACCTGGCGCAAGTTGAGGGTATACCCGAACCGGAGGCTCTGCAGGTGTTGGCTTCGGGCATGAAACTGAAAGACGGTCCGACTCGTCGCGCGAACGTAATTCAGGTTGATGAGCCGAGCTGGCTCTGGCCCCGCGACCCGCCGATTCGGGTGCGCAAGAATATTCCGACGCAGTGGTTGCGGATTAAGATCCAGGAGGGGCGTAATCGCCAGGTACGACGCATGACCGCGGCAGTCGGGCATCCCACGCTGCGCCTGGTCAGGACCGAAATCGGCGATTGGTCATTAGACGGACTGCAGCCGGGTGAGCATCGTTTGTTATGA
- a CDS encoding DUF2207 domain-containing protein, with protein MIMLRALFAALLLSLSFNGQAEEYIESFHSDIEVRRNGDLQVTETIVVRAEGQSIRRGIFRDFPTRYTTAKDRTMSVDFEVLSVQRDGRSEPYHIKNQSNGKRLYIGAHNVYLSPGFYEYQIRYLTTRQLGFFDDFDELYWNVTGNGWAFRIDRASARVTLPDAVTDFQLTGYTGPQGSTAQNLRHRRSTSNQAYFESSQPLGRHEGLTIVAGWPKGIVNEPGASQRRAWFFEDNQPALIVGGGALALFAYYLTLWLWYGRDPESGVIIPRYQPPVGYSPASMRYVQNMGYDKKCFTSAIINLAVKGAADINDDEGQFKLTKQEATELPLAPGEGQVLNGLFGDGRDNISVVQSNHGILSKAIGKHKKSLKRDYEKKYFNTNSGLLIPGVLATVIVIATAITRLPSEEVIMKTIFFVVFSVVPIIMLSAIWRGLKRLRKRGKIQVAVNVVVLLVFAWVILSTGIPIVGFSEVVPLPLVTGVIAMLAMHYFFYQWLKAPTLAGRRLLDQIEGFKHYLKVAEEDEMTLSGAPSFTIGLYETYLPYAIALDLENEWTAKLNHAIAQGLIESNYSHPGWYHARGHRDNHFSNALSSSFDSAIASSSVAPGSSSGSSGGSSGGGGGGGGGGGW; from the coding sequence ATGATAATGCTGCGCGCCCTGTTCGCCGCTCTACTGCTATCTTTGTCTTTCAACGGCCAGGCAGAAGAGTATATAGAGTCTTTTCACAGCGACATCGAAGTGCGCCGCAATGGTGATTTACAGGTAACCGAAACCATTGTTGTCAGGGCCGAGGGTCAATCTATCCGGCGCGGAATTTTCCGTGATTTTCCAACCCGTTATACCACCGCAAAAGATCGCACCATGTCGGTCGATTTCGAAGTTCTGTCGGTGCAACGCGACGGCCGTTCCGAGCCCTACCACATCAAGAATCAATCCAACGGTAAACGGCTTTATATCGGCGCGCATAATGTTTACCTGTCACCTGGCTTCTATGAGTATCAAATTCGGTACCTCACCACTCGACAGCTCGGCTTCTTCGACGATTTTGACGAACTCTACTGGAATGTCACCGGTAACGGCTGGGCCTTTCGAATCGACCGGGCATCAGCCCGCGTGACGCTGCCCGATGCCGTTACCGACTTCCAGCTTACCGGATATACCGGCCCGCAGGGCTCGACCGCGCAGAACCTGCGACATCGTCGCAGCACCAGCAATCAGGCTTATTTTGAAAGCAGCCAGCCGCTGGGACGCCACGAAGGGCTTACAATCGTCGCGGGGTGGCCGAAAGGGATCGTTAACGAACCCGGCGCTTCCCAGCGCCGCGCCTGGTTTTTCGAGGATAACCAGCCCGCGCTTATAGTTGGCGGAGGCGCACTCGCGCTGTTTGCTTATTATCTGACGCTGTGGCTATGGTATGGCCGGGATCCCGAGTCGGGCGTGATTATACCGCGTTACCAACCACCCGTGGGGTACTCACCCGCATCGATGCGGTATGTGCAGAACATGGGCTACGATAAAAAATGTTTTACCAGCGCAATCATTAATCTCGCGGTGAAGGGCGCCGCTGATATCAATGACGACGAGGGACAGTTCAAGTTGACCAAACAGGAAGCGACCGAACTACCGCTTGCCCCCGGCGAAGGGCAGGTCCTGAACGGGCTGTTCGGGGATGGGCGCGACAACATCAGTGTCGTGCAGTCAAACCATGGCATCCTGTCAAAGGCTATCGGCAAACATAAAAAATCACTCAAGCGCGATTACGAGAAAAAATACTTCAACACCAACAGCGGGCTACTGATTCCGGGCGTCCTGGCGACCGTGATTGTCATTGCAACTGCCATCACGAGGCTGCCATCGGAAGAAGTCATCATGAAAACGATATTCTTCGTCGTTTTCTCGGTCGTTCCAATAATCATGCTTTCAGCCATTTGGCGCGGTTTAAAGCGCCTTCGGAAGAGAGGTAAAATCCAGGTTGCGGTTAACGTCGTGGTGCTATTGGTCTTTGCCTGGGTAATCTTGAGCACGGGTATCCCCATTGTGGGGTTCTCGGAAGTAGTACCCCTGCCCCTGGTTACTGGCGTTATCGCGATGCTGGCCATGCACTATTTTTTCTACCAGTGGTTAAAGGCACCGACACTTGCAGGGCGACGGCTACTGGATCAGATCGAGGGCTTCAAACATTACCTCAAGGTGGCCGAAGAAGATGAAATGACGTTATCGGGTGCTCCCAGCTTCACCATCGGTTTATATGAAACTTATCTACCCTATGCGATTGCGCTCGATCTCGAAAACGAATGGACTGCCAAACTCAATCATGCGATTGCACAAGGCCTGATCGAAAGCAACTATTCTCACCCAGGCTGGTATCATGCTCGCGGTCACCGCGACAATCATTTTTCAAACGCGCTATCGAGTTCTTTCGATTCGGCGATCGCATCTTCGTCGGTCGCCCCCGGATCTTCGTCGGGATCGTCCGGAGGCTCATCGGGTGGCGGTGGCGGTGGTGGCGGTGGCGGCGGCTGGTAA
- a CDS encoding ATP-binding cassette domain-containing protein, whose product MSEAAGDQPALEVVDLHKSFGDVEVIRGVSLSAHKGDVISILGASGSGKSTFLRCINLLEIPNAGDVFVAGEKIRMHTSRSGRYEPEDIHQVERLRARLGMVFQSFNLWSHMTVIENVIEAPVHVLKVPKAEATEQAEALLDKVGILERKDYYPAQLSGGQMQRVAIARGLAMNPEVMLFDEPTSALDPELVGEVLKVMRDLAEEGRTMLVVTHEMGFARDVSSEVVFLHQGRVEEQGEPHQMFKNPNSDRFRKFLSRTMQ is encoded by the coding sequence ATGAGCGAAGCAGCTGGCGACCAACCGGCGCTTGAGGTCGTAGACCTTCATAAAAGCTTTGGCGATGTTGAAGTAATCCGCGGCGTATCGCTGAGCGCGCATAAAGGTGATGTCATTTCGATACTGGGAGCCTCGGGCTCCGGAAAAAGTACCTTCCTGCGCTGTATTAACCTGCTTGAAATCCCTAACGCGGGCGATGTCTTTGTTGCCGGCGAAAAAATACGCATGCATACCAGTAGATCCGGTCGCTATGAACCCGAAGACATTCACCAGGTAGAGCGCCTGCGAGCACGCCTCGGCATGGTTTTCCAGAGTTTCAACCTGTGGTCGCACATGACGGTAATTGAAAACGTGATCGAGGCGCCGGTGCATGTACTTAAGGTCCCCAAGGCCGAGGCGACCGAGCAGGCCGAAGCCTTGCTCGACAAGGTCGGAATTCTGGAACGCAAGGATTACTATCCGGCGCAATTATCTGGTGGTCAAATGCAGCGCGTTGCCATTGCGCGTGGACTGGCGATGAATCCCGAGGTGATGTTGTTTGATGAGCCGACCTCGGCACTAGATCCGGAACTGGTTGGAGAAGTGCTCAAAGTTATGCGCGATCTTGCCGAAGAAGGGCGCACCATGTTGGTCGTTACCCATGAAATGGGGTTTGCGCGTGACGTGTCATCGGAGGTCGTATTTTTGCACCAGGGTCGGGTAGAAGAGCAGGGCGAACCCCATCAAATGTTTAAAAATCCGAATTCGGATCGTTTTCGAAAATTTCTATCGAGGACGATGCAGTAA
- a CDS encoding flap endonuclease: protein MRLFLVDSSIFIFRAWYGPYPERVNLQQLPNQAFVGFSDFVFRLLTEQAPRHLVFAFDESLSKSARKEIYADYKANRSPAPEELKRQFAWCREWLEALGISCVSSKRWEADDLIGSLANYHGSTRLPVTILTADKDLAQLITERDIWWAYLDNRKLDYRAICKKFGVRPEQIADQLALTGDKVDNIPGIPEVGPKTAARLLKKYDTIDILRQHLHEVADMKFRYAGRIQRSLIEHEALLDVSLALTRINCEIEEMRQVDILRQQADIEQLQRMMREQAFEAARSTRWLNYLDAAIASG, encoded by the coding sequence ATGCGCTTGTTCCTGGTCGATTCGAGTATTTTCATTTTCAGGGCCTGGTATGGTCCGTATCCCGAACGGGTAAACCTGCAGCAGCTGCCTAACCAGGCGTTCGTTGGTTTCAGCGATTTCGTGTTCCGGCTCCTGACCGAGCAGGCGCCACGTCATCTTGTCTTCGCGTTTGATGAAAGCCTGTCCAAATCAGCGCGCAAGGAGATATATGCCGATTACAAGGCGAACCGCAGTCCGGCTCCTGAAGAATTGAAGCGACAGTTTGCCTGGTGCCGCGAATGGCTGGAAGCGCTGGGTATTTCCTGTGTCAGCAGCAAGCGCTGGGAAGCCGATGACCTGATTGGTTCACTGGCGAACTACCATGGTTCGACACGGCTACCGGTGACGATTCTGACCGCCGACAAGGACCTGGCGCAATTAATTACCGAGCGTGATATCTGGTGGGCCTATCTCGATAATAGGAAACTCGACTATCGCGCGATTTGCAAAAAGTTCGGCGTGCGCCCGGAGCAGATCGCCGATCAACTGGCCCTGACCGGCGACAAGGTCGACAACATTCCCGGGATTCCGGAAGTCGGACCGAAAACGGCGGCGCGCTTGCTGAAGAAATACGACACGATCGATATACTTCGGCAGCATTTACACGAAGTGGCTGATATGAAGTTTCGTTACGCAGGAAGAATTCAGCGTTCCCTGATCGAGCATGAGGCGTTGCTCGATGTCAGCCTCGCGTTAACCCGGATCAACTGCGAGATCGAGGAGATGCGGCAGGTTGATATCCTGCGCCAGCAGGCGGATATCGAACAGCTGCAACGCATGATGCGCGAGCAGGCTTTCGAGGCAGCGCGCAGCACTCGCTGGCTGAACTACCTGGACGCGGCAATCGCCAGCGGGTAA
- a CDS encoding ABC transporter permease yields MIIEYQGQLLSGTWVTIRLALLSLVIAVLFGLIGAWAKLSKNIVAQKTANGYTAIVRGVPDLVLILLVFFGGQELANSIGTLTGLWDYAEISQFAAGVGTIGVVFGGYMTETFRGAILAIPKGQIEAGVACGMSRLTIFRRIIWPQMVVYALPGFSNNWLVQIKSTALVSVIGLQDVVYNGFVAGRSTRQLFTFMFAVLMIYLVLTAISDSGLRWLDKKYSKGIVRTDDG; encoded by the coding sequence CTGATCATCGAATACCAGGGCCAGTTACTATCCGGCACATGGGTGACGATAAGGCTCGCGCTGCTGTCACTGGTCATCGCGGTATTGTTCGGATTGATCGGCGCCTGGGCCAAGTTGTCCAAGAATATCGTCGCACAGAAAACCGCGAATGGTTATACCGCCATCGTGCGCGGCGTCCCCGACCTGGTATTGATTTTACTGGTGTTCTTCGGCGGCCAGGAGCTGGCCAACTCGATCGGCACACTGACCGGCCTGTGGGACTACGCCGAAATCAGCCAGTTCGCCGCCGGCGTCGGTACCATCGGCGTCGTGTTTGGTGGCTACATGACCGAAACCTTTCGCGGCGCGATCCTGGCAATACCGAAAGGCCAGATCGAGGCCGGCGTCGCCTGTGGCATGTCACGCCTGACCATATTTCGCCGCATTATCTGGCCGCAGATGGTGGTTTACGCACTACCGGGTTTTTCCAATAACTGGCTGGTACAAATCAAATCAACCGCGCTGGTCTCGGTCATCGGGCTGCAGGACGTCGTCTACAACGGATTTGTTGCCGGGCGTTCGACGCGGCAATTGTTTACCTTCATGTTCGCAGTGCTAATGATTTACCTAGTTTTGACCGCGATATCTGATTCTGGATTGCGCTGGCTCGATAAAAAATACAGCAAGGGCATCGTGAGGACCGACGATGGGTGA
- a CDS encoding fructosamine kinase family protein, with protein MINWQSLSASLAQQLQRSPTEIRAVAIHGGDINQAFRLECGEQDFFVKVNRSELLSMFVAEKAGLDAIRDSEAIRVPEVFLTGCEGDLAYIVMEYIELGGLPDADRFATALAAMHRCFHKQFGFEYDNTIGSTPQHNTFNADWIDFWRRQRLDFQLELARKKGFDTRLIDAGNRLAGDLGKFFTSYQPKPSLLHGDLWGGNQGADENGNPVIYDPACYFGDHEADLAMMELFGHPGKRFFARYNEHFPIDTGYAERRELYNLYHVLNHANLFGGGYASQARGIIERLLAL; from the coding sequence ATGATTAACTGGCAATCACTCAGTGCTTCGCTGGCACAACAGCTGCAACGTTCGCCGACTGAAATTCGCGCAGTAGCGATACACGGTGGCGATATCAACCAGGCCTTTCGGCTTGAATGTGGCGAGCAGGATTTCTTTGTCAAAGTCAATCGAAGTGAATTACTGTCAATGTTTGTCGCTGAAAAAGCGGGGCTTGATGCGATCCGTGACAGCGAAGCGATCCGGGTACCCGAAGTATTCCTGACCGGATGTGAAGGTGATCTTGCCTACATCGTAATGGAATACATCGAGCTCGGAGGACTGCCCGATGCGGATCGATTTGCCACGGCATTGGCCGCGATGCACCGCTGTTTTCACAAACAGTTCGGCTTCGAGTACGACAATACCATTGGCAGCACGCCACAACACAATACCTTTAATGCGGACTGGATTGATTTCTGGCGCCGACAGCGGCTCGACTTTCAACTGGAGCTGGCACGAAAAAAAGGATTTGATACCAGGTTGATTGACGCCGGTAATCGCCTGGCAGGAGATCTTGGAAAATTTTTTACCAGCTATCAGCCCAAACCGTCTCTGCTGCATGGCGATCTGTGGGGCGGTAACCAGGGCGCCGACGAGAACGGCAATCCAGTTATTTACGACCCGGCTTGCTACTTCGGTGACCATGAAGCCGATCTTGCGATGATGGAGTTATTCGGTCATCCGGGGAAGCGTTTCTTCGCTAGGTACAATGAGCATTTTCCAATCGATACCGGCTATGCCGAGCGACGAGAGCTCTACAATCTCTACCACGTACTGAACCATGCCAATTTGTTTGGCGGTGGTTATGCTTCGCAGGCGCGAGGTATTATCGAGCGTCTGTTGGCGTTATAA
- a CDS encoding LemA family protein: MIEWIILAGIIGVVVYGITIYNNLVRDRQRTRAGWSDIEVQLKRRHDLIPKLVDAVKQYAAYEQATLDQVTTLRNQAGNIQGVEQQGQLENGISQGLLSIFALQEAYPELKANQSFLQLQNDISAVEADIQHARRYYNGAVRNLNTRIDSFPDLFIARLFNYRPAQYFEFEEIRR; encoded by the coding sequence ATGATCGAGTGGATAATCCTGGCCGGAATCATCGGGGTCGTGGTTTATGGCATCACCATATACAACAACCTGGTGCGCGATCGCCAACGCACCCGTGCCGGCTGGAGCGATATCGAAGTACAACTCAAGCGTCGTCATGATTTGATACCGAAACTGGTCGACGCGGTAAAGCAATACGCGGCTTACGAGCAGGCGACGCTTGACCAGGTCACCACACTGCGAAATCAGGCCGGCAATATCCAGGGAGTAGAACAGCAGGGTCAACTGGAAAACGGTATCAGCCAGGGCCTACTATCGATTTTCGCGCTGCAGGAAGCCTACCCCGAGCTCAAGGCTAACCAGAGCTTTCTACAATTACAAAATGACATCAGTGCCGTCGAAGCCGACATTCAGCATGCGCGGCGATACTACAATGGTGCGGTTCGGAATTTAAATACCCGGATCGATAGCTTTCCTGACCTGTTCATAGCCCGCCTGTTTAACTATCGGCCTGCCCAGTATTTCGAATTCGAGGAAATTCGGCGATGA
- a CDS encoding ABC transporter permease, which yields MGDSIIQFLETWSPIDIVLIAQNFDRFLWGALTTLQLTVLSLVIGGILSIPLAIVRAGNNPFLNAPVWAFTYLFRGTPLLVQTYLIYYGLGQFEWIRETFLWGPILSQAWYCALIAFSLNTAAYTTELLRGSIVNTSRGEIEAARACGFSNWMGLRRIVLPSAFRRALPAYSNEVIFMLHGSVVASTITIQDLLGVGRWLNGRYYLAYEGFITAAVLYFIIVLAVSRGFRLWEKHWLQHLYPREALEIKPAKGAASFRI from the coding sequence ATGGGTGATTCGATCATCCAGTTTCTCGAAACCTGGTCACCGATCGACATTGTATTGATCGCTCAGAATTTCGATCGTTTCCTGTGGGGCGCCCTGACAACTTTGCAATTGACGGTACTGTCGCTAGTAATTGGCGGAATTCTGTCGATTCCGCTGGCGATCGTACGCGCCGGCAATAATCCGTTTTTAAACGCGCCGGTGTGGGCTTTTACCTACCTGTTTCGCGGTACCCCGCTGCTGGTGCAGACCTACCTGATTTATTACGGTCTGGGCCAGTTCGAGTGGATCCGCGAAACATTCCTATGGGGACCGATTCTTTCGCAAGCATGGTACTGTGCGCTGATTGCATTTTCACTCAACACCGCGGCTTATACCACCGAATTGCTGCGTGGTTCGATCGTGAATACCAGCAGGGGCGAAATCGAAGCCGCCAGGGCTTGCGGCTTCAGCAACTGGATGGGCCTCAGACGCATCGTGCTGCCGAGCGCCTTTCGGCGTGCGCTACCAGCCTACTCGAACGAAGTCATTTTCATGCTGCATGGATCGGTGGTGGCAAGCACGATTACGATCCAGGACCTGCTCGGCGTGGGGCGATGGCTCAACGGTCGCTATTACCTCGCCTACGAAGGTTTCATCACCGCTGCGGTTCTTTACTTTATTATCGTGCTGGCGGTGTCCCGTGGATTTCGTCTCTGGGAAAAACACTGGTTGCAGCACCTTTACCCGCGCGAAGCGCTTGAGATTAAACCCGCCAAGGGAGCCGCGTCTTTTCGAATCTAG